In Arthrobacter sp. QXT-31, one genomic interval encodes:
- the cpaB gene encoding Flp pilus assembly protein CpaB, producing the protein MALLLCAAAGIAVHQLTPAPALTVSVLAAARDLPAGANLSGSDLKPVSVPPALVPDGTFADHSGVSGKQLAAPLRKGQLLTDAQLVGPGLLTGAPPGSAAVPLRMADPSSIQLVSPGQLVNVVLTSGNGYEQASASKVLARSVPVLWTSGQESQGSQWLAAGDSDGLLVVAATPDQAGALAGASTQGKLFFVLVGSNAR; encoded by the coding sequence GTGGCGCTCCTCCTGTGCGCAGCGGCGGGGATCGCCGTTCACCAACTGACGCCCGCCCCTGCCCTGACCGTAAGCGTCCTGGCCGCTGCCCGTGATCTTCCGGCCGGCGCGAACCTGAGCGGCAGTGACCTCAAACCCGTGAGCGTGCCGCCAGCCCTGGTGCCGGACGGGACCTTCGCCGACCACTCCGGAGTGAGCGGCAAGCAGCTGGCCGCGCCGCTTCGCAAGGGCCAGCTCCTGACCGATGCGCAGCTGGTGGGGCCGGGTTTGCTGACCGGCGCGCCGCCCGGATCTGCCGCCGTTCCGCTGCGAATGGCGGATCCCTCCTCCATCCAGCTGGTTTCCCCGGGCCAGCTCGTGAACGTGGTCCTGACCAGCGGCAACGGCTACGAGCAGGCATCAGCCTCAAAGGTGCTCGCCCGGTCGGTGCCCGTCCTGTGGACCTCCGGCCAGGAAAGCCAGGGCAGCCAGTGGCTTGCTGCCGGCGATTCTGACGGGCTGCTGGTTGTGGCTGCCACACCGGACCAGGCCGGCGCCCTGGCGGGTGCGTCAACCCAGGGGAAGCTGTTTTTCGTGCTCGTCGGGTCCAATGCACGCTGA
- a CDS encoding FmdB family zinc ribbon protein — protein MPTYAYACKDCSHAFDIVQSFTDSTLTSCPECQGTLRKKFNSVGVVFKGSGFYRTDSRDSKGSTVSASPAASAPAPAAAPAASSAAPAAAAAS, from the coding sequence GTGCCCACGTATGCCTATGCCTGCAAGGATTGCAGCCATGCCTTCGACATCGTGCAGTCTTTCACCGACAGCACTCTGACGTCCTGCCCCGAATGCCAGGGCACGCTCCGCAAGAAGTTCAACAGCGTGGGCGTGGTCTTCAAGGGCTCCGGCTTCTACCGGACTGATTCGCGCGATTCCAAGGGAAGCACCGTCTCGGCCTCCCCCGCTGCATCAGCGCCGGCCCCCGCAGCTGCGCCTGCTGCCTCATCCGCTGCCCCGGCAGCAGCAGCCGCAAGCTAG
- a CDS encoding 5-formyltetrahydrofolate cyclo-ligase has translation MPTGTTQSKDGIRSRHRQIRATLTATDLANAGDGIASHGLPWAEAVAAGKPATFTAYLGVDFEPPTLPLLHALHEAGHSILLPVCEPDRELSWVFWTPDSEFIRSKYAPIQEPAGERHGLDTVRTAAGMFMPATAVDRSGNRIGQGGGYYDKFLAAANAGGLHLPKAAIIYDSELLPAQTIPAEDFDRPVEAVLMPSGLVAFA, from the coding sequence ATGCCCACAGGCACCACCCAGTCGAAGGACGGGATCCGTTCGCGCCACCGGCAGATCCGGGCCACGCTGACAGCAACGGACCTCGCAAACGCCGGCGATGGCATCGCCTCCCACGGCCTGCCTTGGGCCGAGGCCGTCGCTGCGGGCAAGCCGGCCACGTTCACCGCCTACCTCGGCGTCGACTTCGAACCGCCGACCCTCCCCCTGCTGCACGCGCTGCATGAGGCTGGCCACAGCATCCTGCTCCCGGTGTGCGAGCCGGACCGGGAGCTCAGCTGGGTCTTCTGGACTCCGGACAGCGAGTTCATCCGCAGCAAGTATGCGCCCATCCAGGAACCGGCCGGCGAGCGCCACGGCCTGGACACTGTACGGACTGCTGCCGGGATGTTCATGCCGGCGACGGCAGTGGACCGCAGCGGCAACAGGATCGGCCAGGGCGGCGGCTACTACGACAAGTTTCTGGCTGCGGCCAACGCCGGCGGCCTGCACCTGCCCAAGGCCGCCATCATCTACGACTCCGAACTCCTGCCCGCGCAGACCATCCCTGCTGAGGACTTCGACCGTCCCGTCGAGGCAGTGCTCATGCCCTCCGGGCTGGTAGCCTTCGCGTGA
- the galU gene encoding UTP--glucose-1-phosphate uridylyltransferase GalU, whose product MTSTNCSVRKAVIPAAGLGTRFLPATKAMPKEMLPVVDKPAIQYVVEEAVKVGLSDVLMITGRNKRALEDHFDRVPALEATLEAKGDTAKLESIQAASNLGDIHYVRQGDPKGLGHAVLRARQHVGYEPFAVLLGDDLIDARDELLSTMIEVQAKTGGSVVALIEVEPSQISAYGCADISEIDGEGFVQINKLVEKPDVDEAPSNLAVIGRYVLHPDVFDVLEKTEPGRGGEIQLTDALQELASRDGEGGGVYGVVFRGRRYDTGDKLSYLKACVELAIDSDDLGPGLRDWLPRVAARLSE is encoded by the coding sequence GTGACTTCCACCAATTGTTCAGTCCGCAAGGCCGTGATCCCCGCAGCGGGACTCGGCACCAGGTTCCTGCCGGCCACCAAGGCCATGCCCAAGGAGATGCTGCCGGTGGTTGACAAGCCGGCCATCCAGTACGTCGTTGAAGAAGCCGTCAAAGTCGGCCTGAGCGACGTCCTGATGATTACGGGACGCAACAAGCGCGCGCTTGAGGACCACTTCGACCGCGTCCCGGCCCTGGAAGCGACGCTGGAGGCCAAGGGCGACACCGCCAAGCTGGAATCGATCCAGGCCGCGAGCAACCTCGGCGACATCCACTATGTCCGCCAGGGTGATCCCAAGGGCCTTGGCCACGCGGTGCTGCGTGCACGCCAGCACGTCGGCTACGAGCCGTTCGCCGTTCTCCTCGGCGACGACCTCATCGACGCCCGCGACGAACTCCTCAGCACCATGATCGAAGTGCAGGCCAAGACCGGCGGTTCCGTGGTGGCCCTCATCGAGGTGGAGCCGTCCCAGATCAGCGCCTATGGCTGCGCGGACATCTCTGAAATTGACGGCGAGGGCTTTGTCCAGATCAACAAGCTGGTGGAGAAGCCGGACGTCGACGAGGCGCCCTCGAACCTGGCGGTCATTGGCCGCTACGTGCTCCACCCCGACGTTTTCGATGTCCTGGAGAAGACCGAACCGGGCCGCGGCGGCGAGATCCAGCTGACGGACGCGCTGCAGGAGCTCGCCAGCAGGGACGGTGAAGGCGGCGGCGTATACGGCGTGGTCTTCCGCGGGCGCCGCTACGACACGGGGGACAAGCTCAGCTACCTCAAGGCCTGCGTGGAGCTCGCCATCGACAGCGACGACCTCGGACCAGGTCTGCGTGACTGGCTTCCGCGAGTCGCCGCCCGTTTGTCCGAGTAA
- a CDS encoding GNAT family N-acetyltransferase: protein MRVSHIWPVTLECGDIVLRPIRYRDRKEWTEVRSRNSDWLAPWEASNPIPGGALPDYRQMVKSLNTQAAQATALPFVIAEWTPGYRDPVIVGQLTVSSIVWGSAMMATLGYWVDQARAGHGIAPTAVAMATDHCFRTLGLHRMEINIRPENGPSLRVVEKLGFRDEGYRPRFLHINGEWADHRSFALTSEEIPEGLLSRWLRVRPA, encoded by the coding sequence ATGAGGGTCAGCCACATCTGGCCGGTCACTTTGGAATGCGGGGACATCGTCCTGCGCCCCATCAGGTACCGCGACCGGAAGGAATGGACTGAGGTCCGTTCGCGCAACAGCGACTGGCTGGCGCCCTGGGAAGCATCCAACCCCATCCCGGGCGGGGCGCTGCCCGATTACCGGCAGATGGTCAAGTCCCTGAACACGCAGGCGGCCCAGGCCACGGCGCTGCCCTTCGTGATCGCGGAGTGGACACCCGGATACCGTGACCCGGTCATTGTGGGGCAGCTCACCGTCTCCTCCATAGTGTGGGGATCCGCGATGATGGCGACTCTCGGCTACTGGGTCGACCAGGCCCGGGCCGGCCACGGGATTGCCCCCACCGCGGTGGCGATGGCAACCGACCACTGCTTCCGGACCCTTGGCCTGCACAGGATGGAAATCAACATCCGTCCCGAAAACGGTCCGAGTCTTCGCGTCGTGGAAAAGCTCGGATTCAGGGACGAGGGCTACCGTCCGCGCTTCCTGCACATCAATGGCGAATGGGCGGACCACCGCTCCTTCGCACTGACGTCAGAGGAGATTCCCGAAGGCCTCCTCAGCCGCTGGCTGCGGGTCAGGCCTGCCTGA
- a CDS encoding SDR family oxidoreductase translates to MVRVCIAGGTGQAGRAVVRQALDRGHAVAVLSRNPPLPGARGYYDGAAYFRADVTTGEGVAEALAGADVVIDCLEARTGKALRNYAAGGAALLGEAAAAGVARAVQLSIANCDQSTLAYYRSKADKERVYARSPLETRTVRTTQFHSLLAGIFAAGSRVGLVPVIKGARFQTIAPADVASALLEAALQPPSGDAHASQTIGGPEVLDMGSLASTWKRITGGRGLVTNLPLPGSTGRFLREGKNLAPGQRYGDTTFEAWLANRQENL, encoded by the coding sequence ATGGTCCGCGTCTGCATTGCCGGCGGCACCGGCCAGGCCGGCCGGGCAGTGGTGCGCCAGGCACTGGACCGGGGACACGCCGTCGCCGTGCTGAGCCGGAACCCGCCGCTTCCGGGAGCCCGGGGCTACTACGACGGCGCCGCTTACTTTCGCGCGGACGTCACCACCGGTGAAGGGGTGGCAGAGGCGCTGGCGGGTGCCGACGTCGTGATCGATTGCCTTGAAGCGCGGACCGGCAAGGCGCTCAGGAACTATGCGGCTGGCGGGGCGGCGCTACTGGGCGAAGCCGCGGCCGCCGGCGTGGCCCGGGCGGTACAGCTCTCCATCGCCAACTGTGACCAGAGCACTCTCGCGTATTACCGGTCCAAAGCGGACAAGGAGCGCGTGTACGCAAGATCGCCGCTCGAAACCCGGACGGTGCGAACCACGCAGTTCCACAGCCTGCTGGCAGGCATTTTCGCCGCGGGTTCCCGCGTTGGCCTGGTGCCGGTGATCAAGGGTGCCCGGTTCCAGACCATCGCCCCTGCCGATGTGGCGTCGGCGCTTCTGGAAGCCGCACTGCAACCGCCGTCCGGCGATGCGCACGCCTCGCAGACAATCGGCGGGCCGGAAGTGCTGGACATGGGATCCCTGGCAAGCACCTGGAAGCGGATAACCGGCGGCAGGGGCCTGGTGACAAACCTGCCGCTGCCTGGCTCCACGGGCAGGTTTCTGCGTGAAGGAAAAAACCTGGCGCCCGGGCAACGTTACGGAGACACGACATTTGAGGCGTGGTTGGCAAACCGGCAAGAAAATTTGTAG
- a CDS encoding DUF808 domain-containing protein — MSGGLVALLDDVAALARIAAASVDDVAAGAAKASAKAAGVVIDDAAVTPQYVSGADPSRELPMIKRIFWGSLRNKLLIILPALLAVSAFIPWAIPFILMLGGTYLCYEGAEKVWHKLRGHHAADEDEPAVERGPEAESRVIKGAITTDFILSCEIMVISMNEVAAESLWARALILVLVAFVITVAVYGAVALIVKMDDVGMHLAAKQSASSRRIGEMLVKGMPSVLAAITFVGTIAMLWVGGHIMLQGAYDLGWHGPYDIVHALEHPFAELAVVGGFLAWLVNTLCSAVIGLAWGLVVMAVVGPLLKVLPFGKKKGGHAEGDVRAAAAGHSPKNRDPGSAS; from the coding sequence GTGAGCGGCGGTCTCGTCGCCCTGCTCGACGACGTCGCAGCCCTGGCCCGCATTGCGGCTGCCTCGGTGGACGACGTCGCGGCCGGCGCCGCGAAGGCTAGTGCAAAGGCCGCCGGCGTGGTGATCGACGACGCCGCAGTCACCCCGCAGTACGTCTCCGGGGCTGACCCGTCCCGTGAGCTGCCGATGATCAAGCGCATCTTCTGGGGCTCGCTCCGGAACAAGCTGCTGATCATCCTGCCGGCTCTGCTGGCCGTGAGCGCCTTCATCCCCTGGGCCATTCCGTTCATCCTCATGTTGGGCGGCACGTACCTCTGCTATGAGGGGGCCGAGAAGGTCTGGCACAAGCTCCGTGGCCACCATGCCGCGGACGAGGATGAGCCGGCGGTGGAGAGGGGGCCGGAGGCGGAGTCCAGGGTCATCAAGGGCGCCATCACCACCGACTTCATCCTGTCCTGCGAGATCATGGTCATCTCGATGAACGAGGTCGCCGCCGAATCGTTGTGGGCCCGGGCGCTCATCCTGGTCCTCGTGGCCTTCGTCATCACGGTCGCCGTCTACGGCGCCGTCGCGCTGATCGTCAAGATGGACGACGTCGGCATGCACCTCGCTGCCAAGCAATCCGCGAGCTCCCGGCGCATCGGTGAGATGCTCGTCAAGGGAATGCCCTCGGTACTGGCCGCGATCACCTTCGTCGGCACAATCGCCATGCTTTGGGTCGGCGGCCACATCATGCTGCAGGGAGCCTACGACCTCGGCTGGCACGGACCGTATGACATAGTCCACGCCCTCGAACATCCTTTCGCCGAGCTCGCCGTGGTGGGCGGTTTCCTTGCCTGGCTCGTCAACACCTTGTGCTCTGCCGTCATCGGCCTTGCTTGGGGCCTTGTCGTCATGGCCGTTGTTGGCCCGCTGCTGAAAGTGCTGCCGTTCGGCAAGAAGAAGGGCGGGCACGCAGAAGGTGACGTCCGTGCTGCAGCAGCCGGTCATAGCCCCAAGAACCGGGACCCCGGATCAGCCTCCTAG
- a CDS encoding Hpt domain-containing protein, translating to MAEDPDTGQDLPVLDDGALQDLKDEAGEAVALQFMEEYLVMLPVRAAKIFKGLIRGDIETTLEAIISLKVSSGMAGARRLEFYCGSLESALKHGHTPDMAAVKAVLFANIRLVVREASRRGHLPPKSHGPSGS from the coding sequence ATGGCGGAGGACCCGGACACGGGCCAGGACCTTCCGGTACTGGACGACGGTGCGCTGCAGGACCTCAAGGATGAAGCCGGAGAGGCTGTCGCGCTGCAGTTCATGGAGGAGTATCTCGTGATGCTTCCCGTGCGGGCGGCCAAGATTTTCAAGGGTCTCATCCGCGGCGATATCGAGACCACACTGGAAGCGATCATCAGCCTGAAGGTCAGCTCCGGGATGGCCGGGGCGCGGCGGCTTGAGTTCTACTGCGGGAGCCTCGAGAGCGCGCTGAAGCACGGCCACACACCGGACATGGCGGCGGTGAAGGCGGTGCTGTTCGCCAACATCCGGCTGGTTGTCCGTGAAGCATCCCGGCGCGGCCACCTGCCGCCGAAGTCCCACGGTCCTTCCGGCTCATGA
- the zapE gene encoding AFG1/ZapE family ATPase, with amino-acid sequence MAGFHQGLVLIPGTERQLGACGLFRPSPSQRDVLALHSGPLAAMGTDPDMLWAGFAELCGPTRSTADYLLLADRFPAWVVDGIPSPSAASAAKAADWQRFLDLLDVLRERDITPFLIVTGPPGSHAGETRDGVPEELAAVLPLIGERLSMLRRIESDEQLADEQSAGC; translated from the coding sequence GTGGCCGGTTTTCACCAGGGCCTTGTCCTCATCCCCGGTACCGAAAGGCAGCTGGGCGCCTGCGGGCTGTTCAGGCCCTCCCCGTCCCAACGGGATGTCCTGGCCCTGCACTCCGGCCCGTTGGCAGCCATGGGCACCGACCCGGACATGCTGTGGGCCGGCTTTGCCGAGCTATGCGGCCCAACCCGCTCGACGGCGGACTATCTGCTGCTCGCGGACAGGTTCCCCGCCTGGGTAGTGGACGGCATCCCTTCACCGTCTGCAGCGTCCGCCGCCAAAGCGGCTGACTGGCAACGCTTCCTGGACCTGCTGGACGTCCTCCGCGAACGGGACATCACCCCGTTCCTCATCGTGACGGGGCCCCCCGGCAGCCATGCGGGAGAGACGCGGGACGGCGTTCCTGAAGAACTGGCTGCCGTCCTGCCGCTCATCGGAGAGCGGCTCTCCATGCTCCGCCGGATCGAATCGGACGAACAGTTGGCGGATGAGCAGTCCGCAGGCTGCTAG